A DNA window from Luteolibacter luteus contains the following coding sequences:
- a CDS encoding EF-hand domain-containing protein, with protein MNTTTITFAAALLAAIACQAQEERQGPPEGGHPPHPPMPLIQTLDSDRDHKISAAEIAASGEALKALDENGDGELTLDELLPEPPEGAPPPPHGPAGSPPPLRAGPPPTEGADQEGRPPHRPLPPVIATLDTDRDGKVSASEIQTAPEGLAKLDKNGDGELTPRELQPQGPPHGHGPAQPPQANKGP; from the coding sequence ATGAATACGACCACGATCACCTTCGCCGCAGCACTGCTGGCGGCGATCGCATGCCAGGCCCAAGAGGAACGCCAGGGACCTCCGGAGGGTGGACATCCTCCGCATCCTCCGATGCCCCTGATCCAAACGCTGGATAGCGACCGGGATCACAAAATCTCCGCAGCGGAGATTGCCGCCTCGGGCGAGGCGCTCAAGGCGCTGGATGAAAACGGCGATGGCGAACTAACCTTGGACGAACTGTTACCCGAGCCCCCGGAAGGTGCGCCGCCACCACCACATGGCCCAGCAGGCAGCCCCCCGCCTCTCCGAGCCGGTCCGCCACCCACGGAGGGAGCGGACCAGGAGGGCCGCCCTCCCCATCGGCCGTTGCCACCCGTGATTGCGACCCTCGACACGGATCGCGACGGGAAGGTCTCCGCAAGCGAGATCCAGACCGCACCGGAAGGGCTGGCCAAACTCGACAAGAACGGTGACGGCGAACTGACGCCTCGTGAACTGCAGCCCCAAGGGCCACCGCACGGACATGGACCGGCACAGCCACCGCAGGCGAATAAGGGCCCTTAG